Genomic window (bacterium):
ATTCGGAAACACGCAATAGGAGATAATCATGAATAAGCCTGTGTTGGGAGCGCAATTATATACTTGTTCGAAATTTTGCCAGACACTCGATGGGATTAAGGAGTAGTTGGCGAAAGTGAAGAAGATCGGCTATACGGCCGTTCAAATTTCTGGATTTGGCCAAGTGGATAAGAAAGAAGTCGCCAAGTTGCTTGCCGACAGCGGACTAACCGTTGCGGCGACGCACTTTGATTGGACGGATTTCCTGAACGATACCGAAGGCCTGATTGAAATCCACAAAATGTACAACTGCAAGCACACGGCCATAGGCGGGCTTTGGGGTAAATATAATAGTCCTGAGGGGCTAAAGCAGTTCCTAAGCGAGCTTCCTGCGGTTTGGGAAAAACTCAATGCGGCAGGACTTGATTTCTCTTATCACAACCACAATCACGAGCTAGCCCGACTCGATGGCAAGAAAACTTACCTTGAGCTGCTCTATGACCTCTCCGATCCCAAGATGCTGAATGCGGAACTCGATTTGTACTGGATTCAAGCAGGGGGCGGCAATCCGGTCAGTTGGGTTAAGCGTTGCGCCGGTCGCGAACCGCTCATTCACTATAAAGATTTCGGAGTGACCGCCGACGGTGAAACGCGTTATAAAGATATCGGCGAAGGCAACCTCGAGTGGGCTGAGATTATTCAGGCTAGCATCGGGGGCGGCGTGGAGTATGCCCTGATCGAACAAGATAATACTTACGATCGAGACCCGTTCGAGTCGCTGGCAATCAGCTATAACTATTTACGCCAGATGGGCTTGAGTTAACGAATTACGTATTGAATATAAGTTGGAGGATTTAACCTAATGAAGATGCCGAAAATGCCTGGGATGGGTAACATAAATCAGTTGATGCAGCAGGTTCAAGACGCGGCGCGCCAGGCTCAAGAGATGGAAGAGAAATTGGCGGCGGAGCGTTTTGAAACAAGCGCCGGCGGCGGCATGGTTAAGGCAACCTTTAACGGTGTCGGCTCGGTGCTGGAGATTAAAATCGACCCGCAAGTCGTCGATCCAGACGATGTGGAGATGCTTCAGGACTTAGTGGTTAGCGCCATGCGAGACGGCCAGGAGCAAGCCGCTAAACTGCGCCAAAAAAAGGTCGAAGAGATAACCGGCAACATGCCGAATATCCCTGGCCTCAATATGCCGATGTAATAAGATGGTTTACGGTAAAACACTTTCTCAGCTTATCGGGGAATTGGAACGACTGCCGGGCGTGGGACCAAAATCAGCGCAACGGTTAGCGTTTCACATTTTAAGGCTTCCAATAGAAGAAACTCAACGGTTGGCGAATTCAATTACTGAAGCTCGCAAGCGCGTTTGTTTTTGCGAGAACTGCTTTAACCTCACGGAGGAGCCCCTTTGCGAAATGTGTCGTGACCCACGCAGGGATACTACGGTTATCGCCGTGGTAGCAGGACCTCGCGATGTCGCAGCTATGGAACGAACAGGGGAATTCCGCGGTTTGTATCATGTGCTTCATGGGCTAATTTCGCCGATGGAAGGTATCGGACCGGAACAGCTTCACATTGATCATCTGATTGAGCGCGTATCTGATCAGGGTGTGACTGAAGTTATTATGGCAACCAACCCGACAGTGGAAGGCGATACGACGGCTCTTTATCTGGCCCGCCTATTAAAACCGTTTGGTCCACGGATTTCACGTATTGCTTATGGAATGCCGGTCGGCGGCGACCTTGATTATGCCGACCAGGCAACGGTAATCTCAGCGCTGCAATTCCGGAGAGAACTTTGACCGATACCAACACACTTAGTTCAGAACAAATCGGCCAGCTAGGGCTGGATATTTATGACAAACAGGTAAAGCCGAAGCTAACCCCTCAAGACCGCGGCAAGTGGCTAGCAATCGACGTCAGCACAGCCGAATACTATATCGGTAAGGACGCCATAGAAGCTGCCAAAAAAGCCCGAGCCACCTCACCAGACGCCCCTCTCTTCGTCGTCAAAATTGGCGATGATAAGAAGAATGGGTAGTATCAGGAAGGGGCTTTGGGATTGAAGCAAGAAGCAAGAGGCAAGAAGCTAGATTCCGGATTTAGGGCTTTGCTAACGGTGTCATGCGAGGATGATTGTGCCGAAGCAACTCCCACCTGACCTTACTATA
Coding sequences:
- a CDS encoding sugar phosphate isomerase/epimerase, which encodes MKKIGYTAVQISGFGQVDKKEVAKLLADSGLTVAATHFDWTDFLNDTEGLIEIHKMYNCKHTAIGGLWGKYNSPEGLKQFLSELPAVWEKLNAAGLDFSYHNHNHELARLDGKKTYLELLYDLSDPKMLNAELDLYWIQAGGGNPVSWVKRCAGREPLIHYKDFGVTADGETRYKDIGEGNLEWAEIIQASIGGGVEYALIEQDNTYDRDPFESLAISYNYLRQMGLS
- a CDS encoding YbaB/EbfC family nucleoid-associated protein, whose amino-acid sequence is MKMPKMPGMGNINQLMQQVQDAARQAQEMEEKLAAERFETSAGGGMVKATFNGVGSVLEIKIDPQVVDPDDVEMLQDLVVSAMRDGQEQAAKLRQKKVEEITGNMPNIPGLNMPM
- the recR gene encoding recombination mediator RecR; this translates as MVYGKTLSQLIGELERLPGVGPKSAQRLAFHILRLPIEETQRLANSITEARKRVCFCENCFNLTEEPLCEMCRDPRRDTTVIAVVAGPRDVAAMERTGEFRGLYHVLHGLISPMEGIGPEQLHIDHLIERVSDQGVTEVIMATNPTVEGDTTALYLARLLKPFGPRISRIAYGMPVGGDLDYADQATVISALQFRREL